Genomic DNA from Bombus affinis isolate iyBomAffi1 chromosome 8, iyBomAffi1.2, whole genome shotgun sequence:
tatatttgaatGGACATATGAATCGCAATCATATATCGTCGTTGGCCCTTTTCGCAAATGTTCCTTGCAACAATATACCATCGTTTGGCTTTAAAAGTGTTAGTTGCGAATGCAGTAGAAGATAGTaaaaacgaagaataaagataTTCGGGCAAAACGCAATACATTTAGCTTGAAAAGCAgtaatatcttgaaaaataaCGAGGGAGACGTTCTCGTCTGTCAAATGCAAAAAAACGTATCGACGAAGTAGAACCTTTAAAATTGTCGACGTCTATGTTTTCTTACTAACCATCCTGAAATTGCTAAAGTGAGTCATCATTCTCATAACTGAATTTTCCTAGCAGCTGTTTATATTCGTGTACAATGTAGCGGCGTATCTACTGTATCCGTTTACTCTCATTTCGAttgtttttctaatttttctttatttttatctagCATTTTGCATTCGATGTGTCTTAGGCACCAAACATCCTGAACTCGAAATCTACACTGGCTTTTGTTGAGATAAATGTCATGTTGATATGATCGCTAGTTCCTACATCCAGTGTTGGAACAACTGCTTTGCGATTCTCTTCTGTTTTTCCCCATCCGTCACGTCCTTTTTATCTGAATTTTCGCTGTGTGTAAATGGCTGTACAAGGTGTGTGAAGTACACAGGATACAAAACTAATCTGTATGAATCAATTGAATATGAAAACCCAAACCAATGTAATAACAGCTTTAAACAGCATCTGAAAAACGATAAGGTCCAAGAAAACAACTTGCGATTAAAAGAGTCGTATATCGAAAAATTCAAgggtttattataaattaatatatatagattactctgaacatttttcaatgattttctatgcaataatataataattctatgtaataactttctctgttttcgttttcattatttcgattctttttcatttccacAGTTCAATAATCTCGCTGTTCATTCGATTCGCATTTATTTTGCGAAAgacgatataaatattttctcccACGTACTTAACAAAGGAAGGTTATAGGTATTCTTAAACGTTTGAAacctttttcaaatttttcaacgGCTTTCCtaggaaacatattatataacatttaattaattttaacagaTATGCGGTATGTACTTGTATGTACACATCAAATAATGTATATGCACTTAATTTAAGGAAATGGTGAAAAATTATGAGATTTAGTCTAAGTGCATCCTTTACTGGCTTTACTGAACTACGCAATTATTGTGTACACCAATAAATGGCACCAAATGCacatgttatacattatttgaCATACTCTATTGTGAATTATCCTTCGAAAGCTTTTCTATATTGTTTTATCAAAAGAATTTAGAGTGACTTGTGTGCAACTATCTACCCTattctataaattatttcaagaaATGTAAGTATAACAGCTGATCCTTccatatttatgtaaaaaatattagatgaGTTTTCCAATAACCGATACTCTGCTGTGATGCCATCATTTTGTTTAACAAAATTTGAGCTGATTaatgtttttataaattaaaaaaatatacagcTATTCCTtacaaaatgtttattttaGCATGTACTATCGCAGCACGATATTGTACATTAATATAACCATTTTTCCCCAGACCATGCAACATACAGGTCTTCGTTAAGGCCTTAACAGGGAAAACTATTACTCTTGAAGTTGAAGCTTCTGACACGATAGAGAATGTTAAAGCAAGGAACTTTTAAAACCCTGTGCATTAAGTTTAGAGACAAATCATTGAGAAAGTGTTCAGAGTAGTTTAATTTCACCCACCTTGACTTGCGATCTGAATAAACTGTTACCTACttcttcaaatatatattttacacaaaatgaacataatgaggaaattaattttgaatatcaaagatgaaacaaaggagaaacaATTGTTTGTAAATGAAGATAAAGATGAAGCAATGCTAACTTGTTCAAAAAGTAGAAAGAATGTAAGCGAACTACCTATGCAGAGGTATATTAGTTATTGCTCTATATTATATACAAAgtaaatatgatattttaatttaactaTATTGTTTGCAAAGATTACAGTCCATTCAGCCACaagatttaaatattcaacACAAAGAAGATGTTGATACTATTCTTAAATATGTGCCTAAATTTAGTCTATTGCGCCAACAAAATGTTCTTCCAAATATGAAGGATGAAAATGTATTTAGGGAGAATACACCATCACCACCACGTTACAGGACACCTCCAAGAGGAATGATTTTAAATTCAGAAGAAGCAAAAGTGTTTATTTTACTAAAACATTACGGATTAGGTCAATACCCAAATTCCTCGTACAAGAAgtaaatatgttgttacatgtataaaattttattataaattaatattgtaaACTTATTTCAGGTTGACATTGATTTATTTATGAGTTTAACTAAtgaagatttaattgaaattggtATAAAAAATGAAGCTGACAGAAAAGCTATGTTAATTGTGATAAATAGTTCATAAAAAATCAGTGgtacaaaaagaattttttatcttttattaattatatctaattatgtattattattttatttgttatatactaAAGCTGCTCTAATGTAtgaatgtaaaaatgtaatatgttatgttatagcatattcgtattattttttatactaaCTTAGTACACTTAAGAAcacatatgatacatttacatacGAAATGGCTGTAAAATTGTTGTATTCTTGATGtgcgataataatttattaataagtaCACTTTTTTGCTTTAGAATTATATGGAATTGAACGCTCTTTTAGCCAATCACTCAATTCACTATTCTCCAATTGATCCAACTGGTTTATTTTTGCCATTGTCATTGGCATTTCATTGTTTGccaatgaaaatttgattttgcCGATGAATCATGAATTTCAACAAAATCAATTTCGCAAATTGCACAACATAGGTTACTCGTTTCCGGAAATAAAGCGTACAGAACcgattgttctttttttttattcataagACTACAAGCATCCATTATATATAATTGCTTGCTattcttaattattttatgTTCTTATGGATCCAATTTATACTAACAATTTTTCAAAAACGCATTTGGCAATGAATAGCCaacatttaaaatttcaaaagttaTAGTAGTACttaaaatatgatttttatGAAGAAGCTTTATTTTCAATTATCTTAAAATTAAACTTGTATGTGAGACATCTaaactttttatatttaaaacagatttaaaattttgttaagTAAAAAGACGACTCTCTTTCTATTACCAATATATTATCTTATTTGGCGGTTACTAAGgagtttgtattatatatattggtACGTATCGCTGAACCGCTTTGTTCAATAAAGTGCGCGAAAAATTCAAGATAACTACATATTAAGATGTAAGCATAGCTTTTTTTATACAGGCTTGCTTGGAATTCTCccttaaaaaacaaaaaatattttttaataacctCGCATGGCTTTTAATTTATTGTGATCATTGACGACTAAACTTAAAGTTTTCCAATAGCGTATTTCCTGTATTTTGAATTCTTATTCACTCCTTGCTATAGTActcgcatcgaatttttgacCAATATATAGATGTATTTGGCATTTCAGACATGTGAACGTGATTTCAAATTTCGCTCTTAAATTGCATATCGATATCGTTAAATATTAGGCCAGATTCATATGTAACGCAACGGTTCAGTAATGTTCAATTAGGTTGTATATTCGTAACTTCAAGCCATTTGAAGTAAACGCCGCGTAATTCAAATTTCAACACTATGCATAGCGTAGTATTCGAATAGGTAACGAATGAATTGAATAATTACTATGTACTTATATAAATAGTTATCATCGACACCATGCAGTTCTCCCATAGAATGACAGAGATGGATAGCGCGTTACAGGTGAGTTGAAGACCATGTTGAAGGACAGAGATAGTGCGCCACGACATACGACCATGGTGCCGAGTGTCGAGGTATCGCAGTCTCTCTCAGATTATACAAAAAGTAGGGAGAATACGAATAGTATTCATACACGCATACATATCTATACTAAATACATAAATGTACAATAAGTATAATAGTGTTCTTGACTAACTTTATTTTAGGAAACCAAAAATTATTGACCTTTTCttgcaatttttgtaattttctaattttcgacGTGTAGAATACGAAAATAGAGGTTTTAAGACGGGGAATCTACTGGTTCAAAAGTTATGACTATGTAAAACTGAGCATTCTTTGGCTATTTTACGGCCATGTTTGCACGTTACTTTGACGCCATATTGCTTCTATCCATCATTCAGTTGGTCCATACAGATGACCATTGTACTGAAATTTGTGGGAAATTGCACAGTTTATACAAGATCGCAGGTATTTACTAACATAACAGCTAGTCTCTAGATTAGCGAAGAGTAAGAAATGGCTCAAACCTAATTCAATCAAAGTTCAAAATCACATCACAAAATGGCCGCCATCTATGTGTATTCATGTATTCACAGCCAACGATTCCACTTACAgaacgaattaaaaatataaatcgatATAGCAAACAAATAAGTTGTACAACACCTTGAAAATACTCAGTTTTACAAACATAAACTTCTAACAGACAAGTTTCTCGCTTTAAAACTTCGacgttttattaatataaaaattagaatTGTCTTTTAATCGGTATTATTTAACGAATTGAAAACAGGATAAGtaagtataataaaagaaaaagtaacctacaatttttatgatttgaactatatatatatggatatagtaataataataataataatatatatatatatatatatatctttctgTATATGTAGGCAttctgtgtatatatatactctGTACTATATATGaacagtattatatatatatatatatatgtatgtatacataaaacAGCTTCATTTTAATGACAATAAGGGgagtaaaacaaaaaacaattaGTTAGATGCGGAAAAAGTTAACTTTATTCAGATAAAATAAGGTACATAATTCgaattaatgtttaattaagtaaaatacacttaaaatacaaaaaaagccaaaaatatatagacaaaatatatttgatcagtttagtattaattattattacttattattactttaatattattacttatactttaatatatttatatactttaatattattacttattattacttattataatattattaatattaattattattactaattactgtAGAAATactactaaaaataaaaaaaattatcattTCCTGATATAAACAGTTAATTTAACGATACATGGTATCACACATTTTGATGACTGTACgtcatttttacaaaattatatttacatttatataagaGATATGAATAAGCTAATTTACAAATGtacataattatatacatgtattatatatacatgcatTACGAAAAAGTTGCATTACATGTTGCCTTGAGTTCTCTACGGCAAATTAGGCATTTAGTAAATGCCGGTGCACAGTAGTAGCAGGTTGCCACATGTCCACAAGGTAGGAATTCAATATTTGCTTCCCGTTCCGTGCAAACTTTACACAGACGAGACTCCTGGATCAAACGATTTTCTTCCTCCAGAGCAGCTAAAATAGTAATcagtatatttaaatataatatataataaaatttattatatgtatacggaTTTCATACAAATTAACGAATTTATGATCAATctatgtttttatttttattacttacCAAGTTCCTGAAGGAGAGCCGCTTCGTCAGTATCATTTTCACTATTGGATCTCTCAGGATTGTCATCAATAATTTGTATTGGTGcctgaaataaatataatgtacataAGTATATATTCGAATTATTAACTATACATATGGTTCAGGGTATATGTTTCTGTACTTACTTCTGTAGAAGTTTCGTATAACTCCTGGCATGTTTCATTGCTAACATGTTCATGACTTTCATATTCCAAATTGTTTTGGTTTTCAATACTATAAGATCCCGAACAGCTAGCTTGATGTGCCGTCGGGTATCCTGGATGGTGTAGAAGTCGATGGTCATTGTGATTAACAGACCCTTGATATTTTATACCATAAGGACTAGATGCATATCGACTTTTTCCATTCCTTATCCGTATTACAGGCGTTGGGCACGCCGAGGAGCCGGGTATCGCTGGTATCTTTGGTAACGGCCTCGAACGTCTCGGTGATATTAAATGCACCGGCCTTGCTGCCGATGTTGAAGGTACTGCTGCGGCTGAATCGTCCGCCGATATTGAGTTAATCGATGATGTTGAATCACCCGACGAAATCGCATGGTCCGACGACATTGTGTAAACCGAAGAAATGTCTTAAaacctatttaaaaaaaaaaaaagaaattataatatcTACTGATTATAACAAGCCGATATTATCGAAGTAATCTCAGCCCCGTGTGCTTTAgcgcaaaaattaaaaattgtctttGAAAAATTACAGCGATTTTATTTGATAATTGAAGCGTTCGAAGGATCACGAAACTTTCTGTACAATCTACATAAATGCTTTCGCTACGATATTCTGACTTATAAATGGTAAAACGATTTTAGTTTACTCATTTTCGAGAAATATTATACGCGTACAATTGATGAAACAGGAATATATTACAGGCAAAACTTACCGATATCAGATGTTCACGTCCCGCTTCAACAGCACACCAACTCTTCAAGTGGAATCTTAACAAAGATTTAATATCTTattcttgtatattttatatttttagatttacTAAAACTGCTTTATCGCGCGAACGAACAAACTCTTCGACTGTCGATCAAATACTGAATCTTGAAACTTCTATTTCTGGAGAAAGAACTACCTGTTTCCTACAGATCTTATCCCTACCACAGTAGCACAAGTTGTCAACCAATCAACTTTCATCGATGCTCCGCCCCTGTACTGTACTGCTCTGTACTGTTCTCAAGTAAACGACGCACGCTAGGTACAGCAAGGTACAGAAATTATACCCCTTATTTACTCACATTTCGAAAATGATGCCGCTTTTGAAGGAATTCTTATTTGTTCGCTTCTTACTTGACAATATTAACACGTTGTTTAAAATATCAGTAGAAGCTGCTACGAAGTCTAGAGAGTCAAAGAGAGCGacaaaaaattgcaatttattattaacacatataatgaaagaggaaatgataatagatgcttggtattaggttctaATCGAGTTTTCCTATTGTTTGGAATTTCCATATCGTTCTGCTTCAGATTTGACATGCTCGTCAACCGCTAATCGCTACATTGTTTCGGTTCAGGTGACCACCATTCTAAGGAAACACCCTATATACAAGTCAATACGATTCTTACCTGTAGGTGGGTAAACTATTTAGTAGGAAGGTAAAGCATAGTCTAAAGTCTCAGGTTACCGTTACATGGTTAATTCTACTTTATGGCACCCTATAATTTATGGCGTATACCCAGCCTCGGCTTTAATCTTCGcagattataataaaattatttttagaaataagtACGCAGATTTTTCAATATATGAAACATCTTGAACAGGGTTTCTGCAGGAAAATTGAACCATTTGtaacattttataaattcattttgAGATAAAGTTCTCTCGCGATGCGAATAGTTAGACGCTgtagcattatgttatattgtgttatacatattatactatgtcatataaatatacatatatatttatacatacatatgtatgtatatatatagacacatacatatccatatatatatatgtcggagatgaaagaacaccggaaccttccctttggaactttgtgAAGATCCTTTAGTACTGTAATTCAGATTCCACcgtagccgtattaagaaattgttgtcattctattagactgtacttatttgaggtttatgatagtgagctcgggctcgtgGCGACAACCAGTCTCCGCACGtggccgcggtcaagggatgaacgttttgtctaacaaaggcatgaagtaattttATAGTTCTCCTTAAAAGAGATACTTGGGTCGTGgtacgacggtaaacatttcaactatttctgtcccgtggctctccacacgcagactttgtccttcgggtaagatgattgccagatgtcaacgcttcttcacagtatatgtttagctggccgAGAACCcgttacgaatattaagttgCAGATATacaaagtccttcaaatagacaaatagtccgtgtcccaactacgggaagataagagaaatctatcctcccaggaacgacgcttcccgctagcaacttttcccaaggacagctaacatccttctctaaccaccaacatggaaattgaccaattaacagtaacgttaATTTccttcacccttcgaacgaagactttcctctgcgaatccgatgatctcgtgcccttaggcacatccatcatagttttcttcgacagcgtcaccgtgacggagagACGCTCTCTTGTACGATCTCATCAACGATTGAATTGTCATCCTTATACGTAGTGATGGCTCCTTGCATTAACATTAAGTACAACGTAGACGCTacagaagagtagagttcgtcatcccgttgaccgcggattcgttatcgagcctaggatcattgtctttagcttctcgagtgtctaattatcgcgattacttgtcaaattctatcatagtcatatttgcactagtaaatatcttctctattgcatattgaTCACATCTaatgccaatagggattcgtttcacgcccttaaccctaactccaATCTTAACgcaaacccgacatatatatatgtaaatatatacatacatatacatatatatatatatatatatatatttccgaTATACGACTCTTTTAATCGCAAGTTGTTTTCTTGGATGTTATCGTTTTTCAGATGCTGTTTAAAGCTGTTATTACATTGGTTTGGGTTTTCATATTCAATTGATTCATACAGATTAGTTTTGTATCCTGTGTACTTCACACACCTTGTACAGCCATTTACACACAGCGAAAATTCAGATAAAAAAGATGGGGGAAAAACAGAAGAGAATCGCAAAGCAGTAGTACCAACTCTGGATGTAGGAACTAGCGATCATACCAACATGACATTTATCTCAACAAAACCCAGTGTAAGCAGCAGTGTATGCAGTGTAAGTATAAACAGCTGCTAGAAAATTCAGTTATGAGAATGATGACTCACTTTAGCAATTTCAGGATGGTTAGTAAGAAAACATAGGCGTCGTCAATTTTAAAGATTCTACTTCGTCGATACGTTTTTTTGCATTTGACAGACGAGAACGTCTCCCTCGttatttttcaagatattacTGCTTTTCAAGCTAAGTGTATTGCGTTTTGCCCGAAtatctttattcttcgtttttACTATCTTCTACTGCATTCGCAACTAACACTTTTAAAGCCAAACGATGGTATATTGTTGCAAGGAACATTTGCGAAAAGGGCCAACGACGATATATGATTGCGATTCATATGTCCattcaaatatatatgtgtgtgtatatatatgtaagatCGTAATCTGGGGagaattcagggatcgattctgtagtctgaaaatcgagtttttattaagaagtaaataataaaatacgaaaataaacaacaattaatattcgGCTATAACaagaaataacaataattatataaacgggaaataacgagtctttagtacaatgtttaaaaactgaaaaacgagaatcgattttcaacgtcctgagctaccgatctttcttcatcagtctttaaaatcttaaataactattccgtaactttgtctgtctctaatgtaactctctgttagtccgttcgggaaaaacgtgcttcttaaaatggtcgtccgtaaaacaaaagaagatcggtctgtcggtgaaacacagcctgtcgtgctacccgtaaaacaaaaagaatccctatcctacatgaacacTAGGGaatttacacacacacacacacacacacacacacatgtatatttatatgacatagtataatatgtataacacaatataacataatgctacAGCGTCTAACTATTCGCATCGCGAGAGAACTTTATCTcaaaatgaatttataaaatgttataaatggtACAATTTTCCTGCAGAAACCTTGTTCAAGATGTTTCATATATTGAAAAAACTGCGTacttatttctaaaaataattttattataatctgCGAAGATTAAAGCCGAGGCTGGGTATACGCCATAAATTATAGGGTGCCATAAAGTAAAATTAAACATGTAACGGTAACCTGAGACTTTAGACTATGCTTTACCttcttactaaatattttaCCCACCTTCAGGCAAGAATCGTATTGTCTTGTATATAGGGTGTTTCCTTAGAATGGTGGTCACCTGAACCGAAACAACGTAGCGATTAGGGGTTGACGAGTATGTCAAAACTGAAGAAGAACGATATGGAAATTCCAAACAATACGAAAACTCGATtagaacctaataccaagcatctattatcatttcctctttcattatatgtgttaataataaattgcaattttttgtCGCTCTCTTTGACTCTCTAGACTTCGTAGCAGCTTCTACTGATATTTTAAACAACGTGTTAATATTGTCAAGTAAGAAGCGAACAAATAAGAATTCCTTCAAAAGCGGCATCATTTTCGAAATGTGAGTAAATAAGGGGTATAATTTCTGTACCTTGCTGTACCTAGCGTGCGTCGTTTACTTGAGAACAGTACAGAGCAGTACAGTACAGGGGCGGAGCATCGATGAAATTTGATTGGTTGACAACTTGTGCTACTGTGGTAGGGATAAGATCTGTAGGAAACAGGTAGTTCTTTCTCCAGAAATAGAAGTTTCAAGATTCAGTATTTGATCGACAGTCGAAGAGTTTGTTCGTTCGCGCGATAAAGCAGTTTTAgtaaatctaaaaatataaaatatacaagaatAAGATATTAAATCTTTGTTAAGATTCCACTTGAAGAGTTGGTGTGCTGTTGAAGCGGGACGTGAACATCTGATATCGGTAAGTTTTGCCTGTAATATATTCCTGTTTCATCAATTGTACGCGTATAATATTTCTCGAAAATGAGTAAACTAA
This window encodes:
- the LOC126919351 gene encoding uncharacterized protein LOC126919351 gives rise to the protein MNIMRKLILNIKDETKEKQLFVNEDKDEAMLTCSKSRKNVSELPMQRLQSIQPQDLNIQHKEDVDTILKYVPKFSLLRQQNVLPNMKDENVFRENTPSPPRYRTPPRGMILNSEEAKVFILLKHYGLGQYPNSSYKK